The following are from one region of the Macaca thibetana thibetana isolate TM-01 chromosome 2, ASM2454274v1, whole genome shotgun sequence genome:
- the DPH3 gene encoding diphthamide biosynthesis protein 3: protein MAVFHDEVEIEDFQYDEDSETYFYPCPCGDNFSITKEDLENGEDVATCPSCSLIIKVIYDKDQFVCGETVPAPSANKELVKC from the exons ATGGCAGTGTTTCATGACGAGGTGGAAATCGAGGACTTCCAATATGACGAGGACTCGGAGACGTATTTCTATCCCTGCCCATGTGGAGATAACTTCTCCATCACCAAG GAAGATTTGGAGAATGGGGAAGACGTTGCAACGTGTCCTAGCTGCTCTCTCATTATAAAAGTGATTTATGACAAA GATCAGTTTGTGTGTGGAGAAACAGTCCCAGCCCCTTCAGCCAACAAAGAATTAGTTAAATGCTGA